The following proteins come from a genomic window of Paramisgurnus dabryanus chromosome 19, PD_genome_1.1, whole genome shotgun sequence:
- the gpd1c gene encoding glycerol-3-phosphate dehydrogenase 1c, with protein MTGSKVCIVGSGNWGSAIAKIIGHNVKGSNRFDPMVKMWVYEEMIDGKKLTEIINTQHENIKYLPGHKLPKNVVAVPDVTEAAAGADLLVFVIPHQFIGKLCDQMKPHVKPGAIGISLIKGIDEGPAGLTLISDIIRSKLEIEVSVLMGANIASEVADEKFCETTIGATNERNGKIFKELLQTPNFRITVVKESDTVELCGALKNIVAVGAGFCDGLGFGDNTKAAVIRLGLMEMVAFAKVFCKSAVSSATFLESCGVADLITTCYGGRNRRVAEAFAKSQKSIVELEAEMLNGQKLQGPQTSAEVFKILQKKNMVDKFPLFVSVYQICFEGRQVKDFIHCLQNHPEHM; from the exons GGGTTCGGCGATTGCTAAGATCATTGGTCACAATGTGAAAGGCTCAAATCGTTTTGATCCTATGGTGAAGATGTGGGTTTATGAGGAGATGATCGATGGAAAAAAACTCACTGAGATCATCAATACACAACATGAGAACATCAAATATCTGCCTGGACACAAACTGCCTAAAAATGTG GTTGCTGTTCCTGACGTCACAGAGGCTGCGGCGGGCGCTGATCTTCTGGTCTTTGTCATTCCACATCAGTTTATTGGGAAACTTTGTGACCAGATGAAACCTCATGTCAAACCTGGAGCTATCGGCATCTCCCTCATTAAA GGTATAGACGAGGGTCCGGCTGGCCTGACCCTGATCTCTGACATCATTCGATCGAAACTGGAGATCGAGGTCAGCGTGCTGATGGGGGCGAACATCGCCAGTGAGGTCGCAGATGAGAAGTTCTGTGAGACCACCATCG gAGCCACTAATGAACGCAACGGTAAAATCTTTAAAGAACTTCTGCAAACTCCAAACTTCAGGATCACAGTGGTGAAAGAGAGCGACACCGTGGAGCTCTGTGGAGCTTTGAAG AACATCGTGGCAGTGGGTGCTGGTTTCTGTGATGGTCTGGGGTTTGGTGACAACACTAAAGCTGCTGTGATCAGATTGGGACTCATGGAGATGGTGGCCTTCGCCAAAGTCTTCTGCAAGAGCGCCGTCTCCTCTGCAACCTTCCTGGAAAGCTGCGGGGTCGCCGATCTCATCACCACCTGCTACGGCGGACGCAACCGGCGCGTGGCTGAAGCGTTTGCTAAATCGCAGAAG tCGATAGTTGAACTGGAGGCGGAGATGTTGAATGGCCAGAAACTTCAGGGCCCTCAAACATCCGCAGAAGTCTTTAAGATCCTTCAGAAGAAAAATATGGTGGACAA gtTCCCACTGTTTGTATCTGTCTATCAGATCTGTTTTGAGGGTCGACAGGTGAAAGATTTCATCCACTGCCTTCAGAATCATCCAGAACACATGTGA
- the lingo4a gene encoding LOW QUALITY PROTEIN: leucine-rich repeat and immunoglobulin-like domain-containing nogo receptor-interacting protein 4a (The sequence of the model RefSeq protein was modified relative to this genomic sequence to represent the inferred CDS: inserted 7 bases in 5 codons; deleted 1 base in 1 codon; substituted 2 bases at 2 genomic stop codons) yields the protein RSSRQLTSLPEDIPENSXKLNLSNNSLKALVRQQFSSLVQLRELDLSENMLTVFEVEAFLGLLNLLMLRLSRNHLKIIPVGAFXGLANIHLVDVSENKILVFLDDTFEEMSSLQXLDASKNDLVFILRHGYAGLMNLQEFNFNRWNLTSPSLLIGLSQLHFSVSALCLIXFISRAERLQELSVSHCRSLAIDSLTGLYLTLSHCYLISVSDSLLRHLVYLCYLNLSNSPITSVQSNLLKDLLPLQELHLMSXSLLKVDPCALHGLASLRFLNVSGNRFEWAAFQSVDTLXVLRLNENPXDCYLLWVTLQRLCFEGHLASCAAHMQVRGRMISDITDVKLPKPFICCQAQILTRKPQDVRTDERHTVLFFCKADGDPAPFIF from the exons CGCTCCTCCAGACAGCTCACCTCTCTTCCTGAGGACATTCCAGAAAATT CAAAGCTTAACTTGTCCAACAACAGCTTAAAGGCTTTGGTGAGGCAGCAGTTTTCCAGCCTGGTGCAATTACGAGAGTTGGATCTCAGTGAAAACATGCTGACGGTGTTTGAGGTCGAAGCTTTCCTTGGCCTGCTAAATCTTCTCATGCTAAGACTTTCTCGTAACCATCTAAAGATTATTCCAGTTGGAGCTT TTGGCCTGGCAAACATCCATCTGGTGGACGTCAGTGAGAACAAGATCTTGGTGTTCCTGGATGACACGTTTGAAGAAATGTCTTCTCTGC AACTGGATGCCAGCAAGAACGATCTGGTGTTCATCTTGAGGCATGGGTAC GCAGGTCTGATGAATCTGCAGGAGTTCAACTTTAACAGGTGGAACCTGACATCGCCGTCTCTACTCATCGGCCTCTCGCAGTTGCATTTCTCAGTCTCTGCACTCTGCCTGAT ATTCATTTCACGTGCTGAGCGTTTGCAAGAGCTCAGTGTGTCTCACTGTCGCTCGCTAGCCATCGACAGCCTCACTGGACTCTATCTCACCCTTAGCCACTGTTACCTGATCTCCGTATCGGATTCTTTACTGCGTCATCTGGTGTATTTGTGTTATCTAAATCTGTCCAACAGCCCCATCACCAGCGTTCAGTCCAACCTGCTGAAAGATTTGTTACCATTACAGGAGCTGCACTTGATGAGTTGAAGTCTGCTGAAGGTGGATCCGTGTGCGTTACACGGTCTTGCTTCTCTCCGCTTTCTCAACGTGTCAGGTAATCGCTTCGAGTGGGCAGCATTCCAGTCTGTAGATACACTGTAGGTACTGAGATTGAATGAGAATCC TGACTGTTATCTTCTCTGGGTGACGCTCCAACGTCTTTGCTTTGAAGGACATTTGGCATCCTGCGCTGCACACATGCAGGTACGTGGCAGAATGATCAGTGACATTACTGACGTGAAGCTTCCTAAGCCGTTTATCTGTTGCCAAGCTCAAATTCTCACACGCAAACCACAAGATGTTCGTACGGACGAGAGGCATACCGTCCTGTTCTTCTGCAAAGCAGATGGAGACCCAGCACCTTTCATCTTTTGA
- the ctss1 gene encoding cathepsin S, ortholog 1 has translation MLALRVVLFLLCGSLICSEIRHLNDQWITWKSQHNKTYRNTKEEVYRRSIWEKNFQDVLKHNEEADVGLHTFTLGLNHLSDMTADEVNPSLNGLMEEDFSDMNLTLSPSTPALHLNLPSRVNWTEHGVVSPVQNQGMCGSCWAFSAVGALEGQMKRKTGVLVPLSPQNLLDCSVSLGNHGCKGGYLSRAFLYIIRNKGIDSNMFYPYEHKQGLCRYSVTGRAGYCSGFQIIPPHNEAAIQFAVANVGPVSVGMNAKLASFHRYRSGIYNDPKCSFGLINHAVLIVGYGSENGKDYWLVKNSWGTSWGENGFFRIARNKNMCGISSFAIYPKI, from the exons atGCTGGCGTTAAGGGTTGTGCTGTTTCTTCTGTGTGGATCTCTGATCTGTTCAGAGATCAGACATTTAAATGATCAATGGATCACCTGGAAATCACAACACAATAAGACCTACAGAAACACA AAGGAGGAGGTGTACAGGAGATCCATCTGGGAGAAGAATTTTCAGGATGTTCTGAAACATAACGAGGAAGCAGATGTTGGGCTTCACACATTCACACTGGGTCTCAATCATCTCAGTGATATG ACAGCAGATGAAGTCAATCCTTCGCTCAACGGTTTAATGGAAGAAGATTTTTCTGATATGAATTTAACACTGAGCCCTTCGACACCTGCACTTCACCTGAACCTCCCATCCAGAGTCAACTGGACTGAGCATGGAGTCGTCAGTCCTGTCCAAAACCAG ggTATGTGTGGGTCGTGTTGGGCCTTCAGTGCCGTTGGGGCTCTTGAGGGTCAGATGAAAAGAAAAACTGGAGTTTTGGTTCCGTTGAGTCCTCAGAATCTTCTGGACTGCAGTGTGAGTTTGGGGAATCACGGCTGTAAAGGTGGATACCTGTCTCGTGCTTTTCTCTACATCATCCGTAACAAAGGGATCGACTCCAACATGTTTTACCCCTATGAGCACAAG CAAGGTTTGTGTCGATATTCAGTGACTGGTCGAGCTGGATATTGTTCAGGGTTTCAGATTATTCCTCCACACAATGAAGCAGCCATTCAGTTTGCTGTGGCTAATGTTGGACCCGTTTCTGTCGGTATGAATGCCAAACTCGCCTCCTTCCACAGATACAGAAGTG GAATATATAATGATCCAAAGTGCAGCTTTGGGTTGATCAATCATGCAGTTCTAATCGTGGGCTATGGATCAGAAAATGGAAAAGATTACTGGCTGGTGAAGAACAG TTGGGGGACGAGTTGGGGTGAAAATGGATTCTTCCGTATTGCACGAAATAAAAACATGTGTGGAATATCCAGCTTTGCTATTTACCCCAAAATCTGA